A portion of the Pseudopipra pipra isolate bDixPip1 chromosome 1, bDixPip1.hap1, whole genome shotgun sequence genome contains these proteins:
- the UBE2W gene encoding ubiquitin-conjugating enzyme E2 W isoform X5, whose translation MASMQKRLQKELLAFQNDPPPGMTLDEKSVQNSITQWIVDMEGAPGTLYEGEKFQLLFKFSSRYPFDSPQVMFTGDNIPVHPHVYSNGHICLSILTEDWSPALSVQSVCLSIISMLSSCKEKRRPPDNSFYVRTCNKNPKKTKWWYHVLKLIKG comes from the exons AAACGATTACAGAAAGAACTATTGGCATTTCAAAATGATCCACCTCCAGGAATGACTCTAGATGAAAAGAGTGTACAAAATTCAATTACACA GTGGATTGTAGACATGGAAGGTGCTCCAGGAACACTATATGAAGGGGAGaaatttcagcttttatttaaGTTTAGTAGTCGGTATCCTTTTGATTCGCCTCAG gtcaTGTTTACTGGAGACAATATTCCTGTTCATCCTCATGTTTATAGCAATGGTCATATCTGTTTATCCATTCTAACGGAAGACTggtctccagctctctcagtgcAATCTGTTTGTCTTAGCATTATTAGCATgctttccagctgcaaagaaaaG AGGCGACCTCCAGATAACTCATTTTATGTAAGAACATGTAACAAGaatccaaagaaaacaaaatggtgGTATCATG
- the UBE2W gene encoding ubiquitin-conjugating enzyme E2 W isoform X6, translating to MASMQKRLQKELLAFQNDPPPGMTLDEKSVQNSITQWIVDMEGAPGTLYEGEKFQLLFKFSSRYPFDSPQVMFTGDNIPVHPHVYSNGHICLSILTEDWSPALSVQSVCLSIISMLSSCKEKRRPPDNSFYVRTCNKNPKKTKWWYHDDTC from the exons AAACGATTACAGAAAGAACTATTGGCATTTCAAAATGATCCACCTCCAGGAATGACTCTAGATGAAAAGAGTGTACAAAATTCAATTACACA GTGGATTGTAGACATGGAAGGTGCTCCAGGAACACTATATGAAGGGGAGaaatttcagcttttatttaaGTTTAGTAGTCGGTATCCTTTTGATTCGCCTCAG gtcaTGTTTACTGGAGACAATATTCCTGTTCATCCTCATGTTTATAGCAATGGTCATATCTGTTTATCCATTCTAACGGAAGACTggtctccagctctctcagtgcAATCTGTTTGTCTTAGCATTATTAGCATgctttccagctgcaaagaaaaG AGGCGACCTCCAGATAACTCATTTTATGTAAGAACATGTAACAAGaatccaaagaaaacaaaatggtgGTATCATG atgacACATGTTGA